The following nucleotide sequence is from Candidatus Marinimicrobia bacterium CG08_land_8_20_14_0_20_45_22.
TTGTTGCGTCATCCGCTCCTGAATTTGAAGCCGCTGGGCAAAAGCCGTAATAACGCGCGGAATCTTGCTGAAGCCGATGATTTTACCGTTAGGAATATAAGCGATGTGTGCCTTGCCGAAGAATGGCACGAGGTGATGTTCGCACATGCTGAAGAAATCAACATCTTTCACAATGATCATCTGGTTGTAATTCTCGTAAATGAGCGATTCTTTCAGCATCGCGGGCACATCGACTTTATAGCCCTGAGAAATATATTGCCAGAATTCGGCGACGCGCGATGGCGTTTTCAGCAGTTCCGGCCGTTCGGGATTTTCGCCGATATTGATAAGCAAATTGCGGATGATTTCTTCAGTTTGCATGATGCCTCAGTTCAAAGCCTACCCGGTTTTTTTAATTTATGTTCCAATTCAAAAGATTCTTTTTGACGTAAAATTT
It contains:
- a CDS encoding GTP cyclohydrolase I FolE gives rise to the protein MQTEEIIRNLLINIGENPERPELLKTPSRVAEFWQYISQGYKVDVPAMLKESLIYENYNQMIIVKDVDFFSMCEHHLVPFFGKAHIAYIPNGKIIGFSKIPRVITAFAQRLQIQERMTQQ